Proteins encoded in a region of the Flavobacteriaceae bacterium HL-DH10 genome:
- a CDS encoding 6-carboxytetrahydropterin synthase encodes MIVTVSRKAHFNAAHRLYRKDWSFEKNEEIFGLCNNPNYHGHNYELIVSVTGEIDQETGYVIDIKILKDIIKEEVEDAFDHKNLNIDVLEFKDLNPTAENISVVIYNKLKPKLANHLDLEITLYETPRNFVTYSGK; translated from the coding sequence ATGATAGTAACAGTTAGTAGAAAAGCACATTTTAATGCAGCACACAGGTTGTATAGAAAAGATTGGAGTTTTGAAAAGAATGAAGAAATATTTGGGTTGTGTAATAATCCAAATTATCATGGTCATAATTACGAATTAATAGTAAGCGTTACTGGCGAAATTGATCAGGAAACGGGCTATGTTATAGATATAAAAATTTTAAAAGATATTATTAAAGAAGAAGTAGAAGACGCTTTTGATCATAAAAATTTAAATATAGATGTCTTAGAATTTAAAGATTTAAACCCAACTGCAGAAAATATCTCTGTTGTTATATATAACAAGTTAAAGCCTAAATTAGCAAATCATTTAGACTTAGAAATAACACTTTATGAAACCCCACGAAATTTTGTAACTTATTCAGGAAAATAA